The Moraxella nasicaprae sequence CCATTATTAAAGATAAACGCTACACTGAAGATAAGTTTTTATTACATATTCCAATTACGATGAATTTTGGCGTAAATGCAACTGGTTTTAAAGAATTTAATAAAAATGTCAATCAAACATTAAAATCAAGCAAAGATGACATTCATATCATCGGAATTGACCGTGGCGAACGCCATTTGTTATATGTTAGTGTAATTAACCAAAAAGGCGAAATTATTGAACAAAAATCCCTAAATGAAATCATCAATATTGGGCATAATGGCGATGAGCTTAGCGTTAATTATCACACCATTTTGGATAATAAAGAAAAAGCACGTGCCGATGCCCGTGTAAACTGGGGTGAAATTGAAAATATCAAAGAAATCAAGCAAGGCTATTTAAGCCAAGTGGTGCATTATATTAGCCAGTTGATGCTAAAATATAATGCCATCATCGTGCTTGAAGATTTGAATTTTGGCTTTAAGCGTGGACGATTTAAGGTTGAAAAACAAGTTTATCAAAACTTTGAAAATGCCTTGATTAAAAAACTTAATTATTTGGTATTAAAAGGCAAAAATGCCGATGAATTGGGCGGTGTGCGAAATGCATTGCAATTAACCAATAGTTTTGGCGATATTAAAGAAATTGGCAAACAAACAGGCTTTTTATTTTATGTACCTGCGTGGAATACCAGTAAAATTGACCCAACGACTGGCTTTGTGGATTTATTAAAACCGCGTTATGAGAGTGTGGAAAAGTCCATTGAATTTTTCAAAAAGTTTAGTGCCATTCGTTATAATGCCAAAGCGGATTATTTTGAATTTGAGATTGATTATAATCAGTTTGGTAATAAACAGGTTGGCACACAAACGCATTGGACGATTTGCTCTTATGGCGATGTGCGTTATGCTTATAATCCAAGTGATAAATCCACCCAGACAATCAATGTTAATCAAGCATTAAAAGATTTATTTAAAGCGTGCGATATTGATTATCAATCTGGCAATGATTTAATTAATGCTATTTGTCAAAATAATAGCAAAAAATTACACAGCGGATTATGTTATCTTTTAAAAGTATTATTAGCATTACGATATAGCAATGCTCAAACTGGCGATGATTTTATTTTATCACCTGTAATGAATGAAAATGGCGAGTTTTTTGACAGTCGTAAAGCAGATAAAACCCTACCAAATGATGCCGATGCCAATGGGGCATATCATATCGCCTTAAAAGGATTATGGGTATTGCATCAGATTAAAGCAAGTGATGATTTGGATAAATTAAAACTGGCGATTAGCAATCAAGAATGGCTAGAATTTACGCAAAGTCGTAATAAATAAGTAGTCAGGCTCAATTTGTTATCAGATTGAGCCTGATTTTTTTGGAGTACATTATGGAACACAATGTTTTAAATATCAGTCAATTAAATGACTTTATATTTTGTCCTTATTCTATTTATTTAAAAAATGTTTATCAGGCATTAGATGATGAACAATTTCACGACACGCCACAAGTCGCAGGAAAACAGGCACACGAGACAGTAGATAATGGGAGTTATAGTACCAAAAAGAATGTTTTAACAAGTATGTTTGTGTATTCTGAAAAATATGGGCTGATTGGCAAGATTGACCAATATTTTATACAAAGCAAAAAGTTAATTGAACGCAAGAAAAAGATTAAAACCATTTATGAT is a genomic window containing:
- the cas4 gene encoding type V CRISPR-associated protein Cas4 — its product is MEHNVLNISQLNDFIFCPYSIYLKNVYQALDDEQFHDTPQVAGKQAHETVDNGSYSTKKNVLTSMFVYSEKYGLIGKIDQYFIQSKKLIERKKKIKTIYDGYKLQLYAQYFCLIEMGFEIEYLGFHSMDDNKNYQIDIPNDEITSWFENHLNKIRHYNPSFGIKNVNLNKCQYCIYSALCDQTTLYDN